The stretch of DNA gggggcaagaacgAAAGAACACAcgaatttagagtggttcgggccgccggagcgtaataccctacgtccactggatggtgtattgttcttggtaatgagtctatcctcttcCCAGCCGTGCTTCCTCTGGacctgagtccttctctaacgggcgtctccttttatagagcaaggaggacgtGTACACAGACGTTggaccctgacaggtgggcccaacaaggatgtatactatACTAGATAGAtactaatggtgctacagtgatcgagaatctcttgccggatacgcttcatcgtcctgtagactctttgaccgaggggggggggtcttctcctgtcccatcggtgaggcgcccgttgaggtagtgtagcttgcggcgtagtctgtcgaggctaccgtgcaagcgtcataatgggcgaaaccgAGCCATCGTGTCCAACTGGCATTGTAGACTGACATACGCTGCGTGGGCGGCACCAGcgactgcactgtgcgccttggtaacacgctaccaacagtgcaacctggcaaaagcCGCCTCGGGCCTTGCTCCGCCTACCGTATTGAATACGGTAGGTAGGCGAGTCTTCTAGGGGAAGCCACGCGGGCCCGCACGCGTACCCGCACCCACtaacacgtggcggccccggaccagcCCCAGGCGGGGTATCGGCTcctccctgctgaggggtccggatagtatatggggtccgggacccggcgggggtccggaactccttgggaggtccggggcccccagctgttttggctgagggctacctccCCCGGGACATGTGGCATCACCGGATCctccccaagcggggagcggatccggggccgtttgctgagagtagggctccggacctcaggggtccggctgttcggccgttagggcgtagttaaggataactacgagactctcgcctagacacagcaagagggggtaccccggtcctggggtaccgacaccaTGAATTGGCCCATGTCCATAATTTAACAATGGTGTGGAGTTACCTTCATCATAGTCTTCCTCGTAGTCATCATCGTACCGAACTCTGAAAGTATCTCTTTCATCCTCTACAATCATGTTGTGTATTATAATACATGCGTACATGATCTCAGCAAGTGATTCCACTTGCCACATACGTGCCGGGCTGCGTAGTATGGCAAAGCGAGTTTGCAGAACACCAAATGCACGCTCCACATCTTTTCTTGCTCCCTCTTGGCATTCTGCAAACAGTTTGTCTTTGTTGCATTGAGGCAAATGTATTGTTTTTACAAACGTTGCCCATTCCGGATAAATACCATTTGCTAGGTAGTATCCCATATTGTACTCATTGCCATTGACTGTAAATTGAACCTCTGGAGCTCTCCTTTGTACTACCTCTGTGAACAGAGGGGATCTATTAAGGACATTGATGTCATTGTTTGACCCGGCAACACCAAAAAATGCATGCCATATCCAAAGGTCATGTGAGGCAACAACTTCCAGCATGACAGTGGGTCCAGCCTGATCTCCACGAGTATACTGTCCCTTCCATGCCACCGGACAGTTTCTCCATTGCCAATGCATGCAATCTACACTTCCTAACATGCCTGGAAAACCACGAGCTGAACCTATATGAAGTAACCTTTGGATGTCTTCTCTAGTTGGTTTTCTTAGGTATGTAGGACCAAAACACTCAATCACACCTCTAGAGAAGGTATTCATGCACTCAATAATTGTGGTTTCAGCAATTCGTAGATTTTCGTCCCACATATCCGCAGGTGTTCCATATGCTAACATACGCATGGCAACAGTGCATTTGTGCAAGGGTGAAAAGCCCACCTTCCCAAATGCATCGCTCCTTTGGCAAAAATAAGGAGACCAAGAACTAAGGGTCTGCACAATGTGTAGAAATAGATGTCGCTTCATCCTATACCTCCGTCGAAACTGGAAATCATTGTACACCGGATTTTCTACGAAGTAATCAGACATCAAACGATCCCTAGGAGCTCCACGATCTCTTTCTATATACCTTCTACTAAACCTTCGGTACTGATTAGACGTACCTCTCTGTTGTGCCTCAATCTGATCTCTGATTTGTGTCTCAATCTGGGCCTCAATTGGATCATTCATGAAGTCCCAAAAAAATTACTCAACTTCAGCATCACTATCTGATTCTTCATGGATTTGCAGTGGAACATTTAGTTCCATGGCCTTCTTTATGGAGAAATTGCTTTGCTGGCTAGTAGAGTTGGAAGCTCTCTGCTGGTTCAAATGAGCTGGGGTGGGTATGGTGGACTGAAAGGTCCTCCTTTTATAAAGGGAGCTCACAACATCTAGTTTTTTACAACAGCTAGTTTGTCAGAACAGCTAGTTTGCCAGAACAGCCTCTTTTACAACAGCTACTTTGTCAGAATAGCCTCTTTTATTTTTAAATGCTAACTTTACATAACAACTACTATATGCCCTGATGtatattttgttttttgaaTAGGTCACTTTGGGACATGGTAAATA from Panicum virgatum strain AP13 chromosome 9K, P.virgatum_v5, whole genome shotgun sequence encodes:
- the LOC120647697 gene encoding uncharacterized protein LOC120647697 yields the protein MNDPIEAQIETQIRDQIEAQQRGTSNQYRRFSRRYIERDRGAPRDRLMSDYFVENPVYNDFQFRRRYRMKRHLFLHIVQTLSSWSPYFCQRSDAFGKVGFSPLHKCTVAMRMLAYGTPADMWDENLRIAETTIIECMNTFSRGVIECFGPTYLRKPTREDIQRLLHIGSARGFPGMLGSVDCMHWQWRNCPVAWKGQYTRGDQAGPTVMLEVVASHDLWIWHAFFGVAGSNNDINVLNRSPLFTEVVQRRAPEVQFTVNGNEYNMGYYLANGIYPEWATFVKTIHLPQCNKDKLFAECQEGARKDVERAFGVLQTRFAILRSPARMWQVESLAEIMYACIIIHNMIVEDERDTFRVRYDDDYEEDYDEGNSTPLLNYGHGPIHGVAIDMYQV